AGTGGGACCCCGAGCGGTTCGACCCTCTACCGGCGCTCCGGGACGGACACCGGTACCGCGAGTACCGGTTCGACGGTCGGGAGGGGGAACGGATCGACCTCTTCGTGCGGACCGAGCGGACCGGCGACCCGGACCCCGACGACGCCCACGGCGAGTTCCCGTTCGCGGGCGAACCCGCCATCTACCTGCTCGACGCGGACGGGACCCTCATCGCGTCGATGCACGAGGAGACGTTCACCCACCGTGGGGTCGCCTTCCTCTTCGCCGAGATCCCCGCCGACGGAGAGTATCGGATCGTCGCCATGGACTGGAACGTCGCCGACCCGGAGTACCGGTACTGGCTGCACGTCAGTTGCTGGGACCGGGAGCCGCCGACCGTACCGGAGCGCCTCGAGTGTGGCTCGTCGGTCACGGGCGAACTCAGCGACGAGGACCGCCGTGGCCTCCCGAGCGAGGAGCATCGCTACGACCTCTACAGCTTCGACGGGGAGTGTGGCGATTGCGTTCGGCTGACCGTGACGGCCGAGGACGGCTCACCGCACGTCTCGCTCGTCTCCCCGGACGGCGATCTCCTCGCCGTCGCGTCCGGCGAGGGCGAGGCGACCGTCGACGGCTACCGGCTCGGTTCGACCGGCACGTACGGCGTCCTCGCCACGAGCGTCGAACCGGACGAGCGGTTCGCGTACGACCTGACTCTCGAGTGCTGGTGACCGGCTGACCGACGATCGCCCCTCTCGCCGACGGACGGCTTCCGGTCTCCCTCGCTTCGGTGGACCGTCCCCCGGACGTCTCGACCGGCCGACTGAACTCGGGTTCAGCGAACCTTTTACTCCCTCTCTGCTGTAACTCGGTCCATGGCGACGGATACCACGGCCGAGTTCGTCGAGGTCGCCTCGCTCTCCGACCTCGAATCGGAGGGGCGTGCGCTCGTCTCGGCCGACGGCCAGGCGATCGCGCTGTTTCACCACGAGGTTGAGGTCTACGCCGTGGACAACCGCTGTCCACACATGGGCTTCCCGCTGACGAGGGGCACCGTCGACGACGGGATCCTCACCTGTCACTGGCACCACGCCCGGTTCGAACTGGAGCGAGGCGACACGTTCGACCCCTGGGCCGACGACGTCCAGACGTTTCCCGTCCGGATAGACGGCGACACGGTCTCGCTCGACCCCGACCCCGAGCCGACGGTGCCACCCGAGACGCGCTGGCGGAACCGGCTCGCGGACGGGCTCCAGGAGGACCTCTCGCTCGTGATGGCGAAGGCGGTGATCGGCCTCGACGACCACGGCGAGGGCTTTACCACCCCGCTCGAGACCGCCGTCCGGTTCGGGACCCGGTACCGGAACTCGGGCTGGGGTCGGGGACTGACCACGCTCGGCTGTACCGCGACGATCTACGACCACGTCGGCGGGCGCGACAAACGCCGGGCGATGTCCACGGGCGTCCGCGAGGTGGCCGACGACAGCGCCGGCGAGCCACCCAGGTTCGAACAGCGCGCGTTCGAGAGCCGTTCGATCCCGAGAGACCGCCTCCTGTCCTGGTTCCGCGAGTCGATCGAGGTGCGCGACCGTGCCGGTTCCGAACGGTGTCTGCTGACGGCCATCGCGACGCTTCCTCCCGAGGGGGTCGCGGAGCTGCTGTTCACCGCGGCGACGGACCACCGCTACATGGACGCGGGTCACACCCTCGACTTCGTCAACACGGCGTTCGAGGTGCTCGACCACGTCGGATGGGAGGGCCACGCCGACGCGGTGCTCGCCTCGACGGTCCCCCGGCTCACGGGCGCGACCCGATCGGAGGAACTCTCCTCGTGGCGACAGCCGGTCGACATCGCCGACCTCTGTGCCGACGCCGAGGATCTCCTCCCGGACCTCGTCGCCGCGGGCGAGGGAACGGAGTGGCATCGTCCCGAGGGATTCGTCGAGACGCTGCTCTCGGAGGACCCCCACACGGTGATCGACGCGCTCACCGAGGCGATCGCCGCGGGCGCCACGGTGCGAGAACTCGCGGACGCGGTCGCCCGCGCGGCGACGCGGCGGGTCGCCTACTTCGCGACGAACAACGAGTTCAACGACTGGAACACGGTGCATCACACGTTCACCTACGCGAACGCGGTCCACCGGGCGGCCGCGAAGACCGATACCCGGAACCTCTACCGGGGCTGTTTCGACGGCGCGATGTCGGTCTACCGCGATCGATTCCTGAACACCCCACGCGCCCCGCTGCCCGAACCCGGCGAGTCGGATCGCGATCCGGCGACGATCAGGGAGGAGCTGTTGGAGAGCTTCGACGAACAGGGCCAGGTCGAGCGCGCCGCACGCCTCGTGAGCGAACACTTCGACGCCGGGGGCGACCCGACCGACCTGAAGCGGACGCTCGGACGGGGACTGCTCAGAGAGGACGCCGGCTTCCACACGATCCAGAGCGTCGAGGCGGCGTTCCAGCGATTCGACGCCGTCGAGAGCGAGGAGGAGCGACGGCTCGCGCTGGTGGCGACCGCCCGGTACATGGCCGCGCACTTCCCGACCCGCAGGCGAAACGAACAGACGTTCTCGATCGCGACCCGGCTGCATCGGGGCGAACGGCTCCACGAGGCCGAGTGAGGGTATCGAACTCGCCGTCACCGAAAGCCCTTGGTGCTCCGGCGAGTCGAGGCGACCGATGGTCTCGACCGACACACAGATCACAGCCGTCTTCGTCGTTCTCGCGGTCGTCCTCTGGTACGTGACGACGGGACTGACCGACAGCACGATCGCAGCGCTCGCCGTCCTCATCGGCGTCGGACTCGTCCTCCCGCTCGGGATCAGGAGCTGGCGACACCGATCCGGGGCCGCCTGACCGCCCGGCTCAGACCGCGTCCAGCCCTGCCTCCGCCACGGTTATGTCCTCCTCGACGCCCCCGCCGCTGACGCCGATCGCCCCGATCGGTTCCGCTCCGTCCCCTCGATCGGAACGCCGCCGCCGAAGACGACGATCCGGCCGTCGTTGGTCGCCTCGATCCCGTAGAGCTCCTCGCCCGGCTGGGCGAGCTCTCCGAGTTCCTCCGTAGACATCTTCATCGCGAGCGCAGTGTACGCCTTGTCACGGGCGATGTCGACGCTCGCGAGCAGCGCGTCGTCCATCGGTGGAACGCGACCGGGTTCGCCCCGGCGTCGACCACCGCGATACACATCGGGACGCCGATCTCATCGGCTCTCCCCTCCGCGGCCGTCACCATGCCTTTCGCGACCCCGAGTGTCACTCGATCCATGGGCCACTCACGTCACACCTCGCGATAGGTGTCGGCGTGGTTGACAGACGGTTTCGCCGAGAAGTAACCGATCGCGACCGACCGCCGCGAGAGCGGCTACTGGTCGCCGTCGTCGTCCTCTTCGCCGACGTCCTCGAAGTCGGCGTCGACGTACTCGCCGTCGCTGCCGGGTCCGGCCCCGGCATCGGGGCCAGCGCTGGCACCGGCACCCGGCCCGCCGGCCATGTCCTCGGGGTCGAAGTCCGCACCCGCGCCGCCGGCGCCCGCGGCCTGCTGGGCGGCCTGTTGCTGGTACATCTGCTTGCCGATCTCGGAGAGCGCCGTGCTCAGCTCCTCGGTCGCCTCCCGGAGCTCCTCGGTCTCACTCTCTTCGTCCTCAAGGACCGCTTCGAGGTCGTCCATCGCGGCCTCGATCTCCTCTGCGAGCTCGTCGTCGACGTTCTCCTCGTTCTCCTCGAGCAGCGTGCCCGCACGGGTGAGCGCCGACTCGGCGTCGTTGCGCGCCTCGATCCGTTCGCGGCGCTCTCTGTCCTCCTCGGCGTACTGCTCTGCGTCCTCCTGCATCCGCTCGATCTCCTCGTCCGAGAGCCCCGCGCCGCCCTCGATCGTGATCTCCTCGCTGGAGCCGGTGCCCTTGTCCTCGGCGGCGACGTTCACGATCCCGTTCTCGTCGATGTTGAACGTCACCTCGATCTGCGGCGTTCCGGCCGGCGCCGGCGGGATACCGCTCAGCATGAACTCGCCGAGCAGTTCGTTCTCCTCGGCGATCTCGCGCTCGCCCTGGAACACCCGCACCTGCACCGAGGTCTGGTTCGCCGCCGCGGTCGTGAAGATCTTCGACTCCTCCGTCGGTATGGTCGTGTTCTTCTCGATCAGCCGCTCGAAGAGCCCGCCTTTGACCTCGATGCCGAGGCTCAGGGGAGTGACGTCGAGCAGGACGATGTCGTCGACCTCCCCACCCAGAACGCCGGCCTGGATCGCCGCGCCGAGCGCGACGACCTCGTCGGGGTTGACGTTCTTCTTCGGCTCCGAACCGACGAGCTCCTCGACCTGCTCCGAGACCTGCGGCATCCGGGTCGACCCACCGACGAGGATCACCTCGTCAATCTCGCCCGCGTCGTAGCCGGCGTCGGAGAGCGCCTGCTCGGTCGGCCCGACGGTCCGCTCGATCAGGTCGGAGGTGAGCGACTCGAACTTCGCGCGGGTGAGACTCTCCTCTAAGTGAACGGGTCCGGAGTCCGTCGCCGTGATAAAGGGTAGGTTGATGTCGGTCTCCTTTCGACTGCTGAGTTCGATCTTCGCCTCCTCGGCGGCCTCGGTCAGTCGCTGGAGCGCCTGGCGGTCCTCGCGGAGGTCGATCCCGTGGTCCTTCTGGAACTCCTCGGCGAGGTGGTCGATGATCGCTCGGTCCCAGTCGTCCCCGCCGAGGTCGTTGTCGCCGTTCGTCGCGACGACCTCGTAGACGCCGCCGCCGAGGTCCAGCACCGAGACGTCGAAGGTGCCCCCGCCGAGGTCGTAGACGAGCACCGTCTGGTCCGAGTCGTCGTCGAGCCCGTAGGCCATCGACGCGGCGGTCGGCTCGTTGACGATGCGTTCGACCTCGAAGCCGGCGATCTCGCCGGCGTCCTTCGTCGCCTGGCGCTGCCGGTCGTTGAAGTACGCCGGGACGGTGATCACCGCCTTCTCGACTTCGTCGCCGAGATACTCCTCGGCGTCGCGCTTGAGTTTGCCGAGGATCATCGCCGAGATCTGCTCGGGCGTGTACTCCTCGCCCTCGACCTCGACGGTGTAGTCCTCCTCGCCCATGTGACGCTTGATCGATCGGATCGTGCGCTCGGGGTTCTGGACCGCCTGGTTCTTCGCCGGTCGACCGACGAGCCGCTCGTCGTCGTCGGTGAACGCGACGACCGAGGGCGTCGTCCGGTCGCCCTCGGCGTTGACGATGATCTCGGGGTCGCCGCCTTCCATCACCGCCATCGCGCTGTTCGTCGTCCCCAGGTCGATTCCGAGGATCTTGTTACTCGCCATTTGCCGTTAGATTGCGCGTTCGGTCGGTTAAACCTTGCTACATCGGTCGCCCGACGCTCCGATACACCCCGGCGCCCGCTATCGGTTTTCGGGCTCGAAGACGCGAGAGACGGGAACCTATATCACGGCCCGCAATCAGCCGGTTTCCTCGCCGTCGCTCACCGTCACCTGCGCCGCCCGGAGCACCTTCTCGCCCATCTCGTAGCCGGGGGTGTAGAGCTCCTCGACGGTCCCCTCGGGTCGGTCGCTCTCGACTCGCATCATCACCTCGTGACGCTGCGGGTCGACCTCGGTACCCGGTTCGGGTTCGATCGCCCGGACGTTCTCCTCCTCCAGCACGCGGTCGAACTCCGAGAGCGTCGACTCGACGCCGGGGCGGATGTCGGCCTCCTCGTCCTGTGAGAGGGCTCGAACCAGGTTGTCCCGGACGCCGACGAGCCGGCTCACGAGGTCCTCGGTCGCCGTCTCGCGGAGCTGGTCCTCCTGGCGCTGTCGCCGCTTCTTGTAGTTCTGGAAGTCGGCCTGTACCCGCCGGAGACTCGATTCGAGCTCCTCGATTCGCTCCTCGCGCTCGGCGAGGTCGGCTTCGAGGTCGTCGATCCGCTCCTCGCGATCGATCAGTTCCGCCTCCAGTTCGTCGACCCGCTCCGACGACGCCGGATCCTCCTCCGTGCCGACCGTCTCTCCCTCGCTCACCTCTCCCTGGTTCGATTCCGCCTCGATTCCGACCTCCCCGTCACCCTCTCGCTCCTCGGTTCCCGTGGCGTCGTCCTCGGCGACTTCGGACGGGGTCGCGTCGTGCTCGTCGGTCATACCGGTTCCTACCGCCTGCGCGCTTTAATGCTTGTAGAATCGGATCCGGCGACCGCGATTAATAATAGTCAATAGACGGTTATCACAATCTAGCAAGTGCCGCTTCATATTACACAACTCCGGGTCGGGTGCTAACAGGCTTTTTACGCCCTCTCGACCTGCATCGGGACGCAATGTGTCACTGCTTCGAGTCCGTCGAGGGGATGAGCGATGACGAACGCGCCGAGGTGCGCGCCGAACACACCGACGAGGAGCTGCGAGCCGAGTGTACGGACGAAGAGCTCGAACTGCTCGGCGTCGCGGCGTAGGGTTCACTCGACGAACCGATCGGTCACCACTCGACCGGATCGGAGCCTCCGTGCTCAGTGCGGGAGACGTGACCGGCAAGGTCTTAACGTTCTTAGCCTCGGCACCCTATCCACCCGCAATGGCGCTCACCCTCGACTACGAGAGCGGGACGATCCGGGTCGAGGGCGAAGGTGAGATCCTCGACTCGGTGCCGTTCGTCGAGACCGACGACCGCTCGCTCACCGGTAGAGCGCCGGCCTTCCGCTACGCCGACCTGTGTAGCTACCTCGATCGAGAGGGAATCCGCTACGAGGACCGCGTCCTCGAAACCCGTCCGCTTTCTGGGCTCGCCTCCTCGTACGACCTTCGCCCGTATCAGCGCGAGGCGCTCGCCGACTGGCGGGAGAACGACGACCGGGGCGTGATCGAACTCCCGACCGGGAGCGGGAAGACGGTCATCGCGATCGCCGCGATCGAGTCGCTCTCGACCCCGACACTCGTCGTCGTCCCGACGCTCGACCTGCTCTCGCAGTGGCACGAGGTCCTCGGTACCGAATTCGACGTCCCGATCGGGCAGTTCGGCGGCGGCCTGCAGGACGAGACGGCGATCACGGTCTCGACGTACGACTCGGCCTACCTCAAAGCCGACTCGGTGGGCGACCGCTTCGGGCTGGTGATCTTCGACGAGGTCCACCACCTGGGAGGTGAGGGATACCGGCAGGTCGCACGTCTGCTCGCCGCACCGGCTCGAATGGGGCTCACCGCGACGTTCGAGCGGCCTGACGGCGCCCACGAGACGATCGAGGAGCTCGTCGGTCCGGTCGTCCACCGGCTCTCGGCCGAGGACCTCGCGGGCGAGCACCTCGCACCGTACGACGTGAAGCGGATCGAGGTCGAGCTGACGGAGGAGGAACGGGCCGCCTACGAGCGCGAGCAGTCGACGTTCGTCGAGTATCTCAGGACCGCGAACGTCCGGATGACTCGCGGAAGCGATTATCAGGAACTCGTCAAGCGCTCCGGGAACGACCCGAGAGCCCGGGAGGCGCTGCTCGCGAAGCAGCGAGCCCGGGACCTGATGATGAACAGCGAGGCGAAAGTCGATCTCCTGGGGGAGCTGCTGGACCGCCACCGCGAGGACCGGGTGATAGTCTTCACCGCGCACAACGACCTCGTCTACCGGCTTTCGGAGGCGTTTCTGATCCCCGCGATCACCCACCGGACGGGAACGAGAGAGCGCCGCGAGATCCTCGAACGCTTCCGTGAGGGCACCTACTCGCGTATCGTCGCCTCGAACGTGCTGGACGAGGGCGTCGACGTCCCGGACGCGAACGTCGCGGTCGTGCTCTCGGGCAGCGGGAGCGAACGGGAGTTCACCCAGCGACTCGGCCGGGTCCTCCGGCCGAAAGACGACGGCGGCCGGGCGATACTCTACGAGGTCGTGAGCAGGGAGACGGCGGAGGAGAACGTCGCGGCGCGCAGACGGTGACGTCGCGGCCGGCGGTCGGGGGAAGGCACTCGGTACCGGCTCCCATCGCCGTTTTATCACCTCGCGGATGTTCAGTACGCCGTGATGGAGTCGGACCCGTTCGGCCGGGCGCTCCGCGATCACCACCTCGGGGGACGCGAGGACCCGCTCGTCGACCGTGACGGCGATCGAACCCGAGAGCAACCGATCGAGCGGTGGTACTTCGACGAGTTCGACGGCGACCCGTTCCTCGAACGGTGGCTCGACGGGCCGCTGCTCGACATGGGTGCGGGCGTCGGGAGACAGACGCTCTACTTCCAGGAACGGTTCGAGACGGTCGCGATCGAGGTGGGCCAGCGCCTCGTCGACACGATGCACGAACGGGGCGTCGAGGACGCCCGCCTCGCGGACATGTTCGCGCTACGCGAGACGTTCGAGCGCGATCGGTTCCGATCGGCGCTCGCGATCGGTACGCAGGTCTGCCTCGCGGGGTCGATGAGTGGGTTGAGACGGTTTCTCGCCGACCTCGCACACGTGACGACGCCCGACGCGACGGCGGTGATCGACAGCTACGACCCGACGCTCGCGGCGACGGCGGAGACGTTCGGCTACCGCGCGGACCCTGCACCCGGCCTCGCCCACCGTATCTACCACTGCGAGTACGGGGAGTGGGTGGGTGAGACGCTCCTCTTTCGGGGCTTCAGCCCCGACAGACTCCGCGAGGCCGCGATCGGAACGGACTGGCGCGTCGCCGAGGTGAACCCACATCCGCCGGAAGAGCCCGTCCAGTTCCGGGCGGCGTTAGTCAAGCGATAGCCGCTTCCGAGAGCACCCCCTTTCCGATCTCGGCCCTACCCGATCATCCGCTCCTCGCCCTCCCAGTACTCCTGTCTGAGTTCGTACTTCTGGATCTTTCCGGTCGCGGTCTCGGGGAGGTCGGAGACGAACTCGACGCTCGAGGGGACCTTGTACCGGGCCAGTCGCTCGCGCAGGAACGACAGTATCTCGTCGCCGCTCGGCTCGGCACCCTCGCGCGGGACGACCAGCGCCTTCGGCGTCTCGCCCCACTCCTCGCTCGGAACGGGGATCACCGCGGCCTTCGCCACGTCCGGGTGGTCGTAGAGCTGATCCTCGACCTCGATACTCGAGATGTTCTCCCCACCCGAGATGATGATGTCCTTCTCCCTGTCCTGGATCGTCACCATCCCGTGGGGGTCGATCGTCGCGAGGTCGCCGGTGTGGAAGTACCCAGAGACCTTCGCCGAGAACGCCTCCTCGGTCGCCTCGGGCTTTCCCAGGTACCGGTCCATCACCTGGTTCCCCCGGACGACGATCTCGCCGATCGTCTGGTCGTCCCGCGGGACGTCCCGACCCTCGTCGTCGACGACGCGGATCTCGGTTCCGAGTACGGCGGCGCCCTGTTTCGGCTTGATCTCGAACGGGTCGCCCGCGCCGAGGCGTCTGGGGGCGTTACTCGTCGCGATCAGCGGTGCGGTCTCGGTCAGCCCGTAGAGGTGTAGCAGCCGCCATCCGAACTCCTCCTCGACCGCGCGGATCGTCGCCACCGGCGGTGCGCTCCCGGCGGTCGTGATCCGCACCTCGCGATCGCCGGTCGTCTCCAATTCGGTCGCCTCGTGGTGGTCGATCAGCCGGTTCAACACCGTGGGCGCGCCACAGAGGTACGAGACGTCGTACTCTCCGATCCGCCGGAACGTCTCGCCCGGGTCGAACGCCCGCTGACAGACGTGCGTGCCCCCGATCCCCGTCACGGCGTAGGTGTGGCCCCAGCCGTTGCAGTGGAACATCGGCAGCGTCCAGAGGTAGGTGTCGTCGTCGCGAAGCTCCATGTGCGCGGTGACGAGCATCGCGTGGTAGTGTTCCGTTCTATGGGTCCTCACCACACCCTTCGGGTCGCCGGTCGTCCCGGAGGTGTAGTTGATCGTCGCGTCGTCGTCCTCGGCGATCTCCGGCCGTTCGGGTGCCTCGGAGGATGCCTCCGCGAGCGCCTCCTCGTAGTCTTCCCACTCGCCGTCGATCTCGGCCGCCCGGTAGCCGAGGACCGTCTCCGTCGGGACGTCGTCTCTCACCGCCTCGACCTTCCCCGCGAGTTCGTGGTCCGCGATCACCGCGACCGCCTCGCTGTCGCGCAGGATGTAGCCGTAGTCCTCGGGCGTGAGTCGGTAGTTCATCGGAACGTTCACCGTCCCTACGAGGTTCGTCGCGAACAGCGTCTCCAGGAAGTAGTGGGTGTTCGTCGCGAGAAGCGCGACCCGATCGCCCGGGGAGACGCCCCGTTCGGCCAGCGCGTTCGCTAGCCGGTGGACTCGCTCCGCGAACTCGCCGTAGGTGTACTCGGTGCCGTCGTCGGCGATCACTCCCACCGCGTCGCCGTAGCGATCCACCGCCCGGTCGAAGAACTCGAGCGTCGTCAGTGGAACGTTCATGATCGTTTCTACTGTCACATCGACACACCGCCACAAAATACCTGCTGTCGGGGTGTTTTTCACTCCCCCCTGCGAACCACGAGCGATGCTCAGGAAGGAGCACCTCCGCGTCTCGCGGGCGGGCGGGGGATACCACCTCCAGTTCGCCGGCCGCGAGCACCGCCCGCTCGCCGCGCGCGTGATCGGCACCTTCCAGGGCCACGTCGGCCAGCCACGCGAACGGCTGGAGGAGGCGCTGGCCGAGCGCGAGGCCGGGGCGGAGGACTTCAAACTCGTCCGCGGGCTGGCGGCACTACTCGAACGCGAGTGTACGTTCGAGACCCGCGCGCCCATCGACCCCGAGCGCGCCCGCAGGGTGGCGTTCGAGGAGGCGGAAGTCGTCGGCGTCGCGAGCGACCGCGAACGGGACGAAGCGCTCTCGCGAGCGGGCGAGCGGCTTCGAGCCGACCCCGACGAAGTCTCGGAGTCGCTCTACGCCGACCTGGAGGGCCGGCAGGTTCTCACGGAGATCGGCGACCGGTACGACCCGGACTCGCTCCTCGCGCAGTACGACCTCTCGCTCGCCCAGACCGCGCTCTTCGACGCGACGGAGGTCCGCGTGCGGTCGTCCGATCCCCGGACGCTCGTCTCGGCCGCCAAGCGCCTCGGCCTGCTCTACGAGGTCGAGCGAACCCCCGATGGCCGCGAACTCGTTCTGACCGGCCCGGACACCGTCTTCGGGGCGACCCGACGGTACGGCACCCGGTTCGCCCGGCTCCTCCGGAGCGTCGCGAGTACCGAGAAGTGGTCGCTCACGGCGACGGTCGACGACTACGGGACCGAGCGGACGCTCGAACTCTCCGAGGAGGACCTGCGGGTTCCGGAGGCAGAGCCAGTGACGGAAGTCTCCTACGACAGCGCGGTCGAGGCGGAGTTCGCGACGCGTTTCTCGGCGCTCGACCTCGACTGGGAGCTGATCCGCGAGCCGGAACCGCTCGAGACCGGCGCGAGCGTGATGATCCCGGACTTCGCGTTCGACTACCGCTTTTCGAGCCTCAGAGTGTTCTTCGAGATCATGGGTTTCTGGACCCCGGAGTACGTCGAGAAGAAACTCGGCCAGCTCGAGGACGTCGAGGAGGTCGACCTGATCGTCGCCTACGACGCCTCGCTCGGCGTCGGCGACGAGCTGGGAGAACGGGACGTTCGGGCGATCCCGTACACCGGCCGCATCCGGGTGAAGGACGTTCGGGACGCCCTTCGGACCTACGAGCGCGACCTCGAAGCCGAGAGCGCGGCCGCCCTCCCGGAGTCGCTCGCGCCCGAGGAGGACGTCCTCCCGATCGCCGACCTCGCCGACAGCCTCGGCGTGAGCGAGCGCGCTCTCTCCCCGGTCTCGTTTCCCGAGCACGAGTGCGTCGGCCGGACGCTCGTTCGACCGGCGGTCCTCGACCGGATCGACGCGGAGATCGAGGGCGGCGAGTCGCTCTCTGCCGTCGAAGAGGTCCTGAAATCACACGACGTGAGCGAGACGAGCGCCGTGCTCTCGCGGCTCGGCTACCGGATCGCCTGGCAGGGTCTCGGCTCGGGGACGCTCGAACCAGTTGAATAAGCAATAAAAACCTTTTTATTAACACAGGGTATTGGTTGGATTACTTCCCGATCCTGTTCCCCTCCCCACCCCCGGGATCCGGGAAGTGACGTTTTCGAGACCGCTACTCCCACTGTCGACCCTTGGGTACGACGGATCTGAGTTCGCCGTGGAGGTAGAGTCCGACGCCGAGCGGTTCGAGCGCGCCGGCGAGGTCGTGAGCGGCGATCAGGTAGCCCCAGTCGCCGTCCCACTCCACGCGCTGGTCGTGTCCCCGGACGAACGCGCTGGCCTCGCTCTCGCCGAGTTCGATCACGTTCTCCGTCGCTGCGCCGCCGAAGCGAAGCGCGGCGCTCGTCGTGGGTTTCCAGTGTTCCTGTCTGGTGCGAAGGAGCGTGATCCCGAGCGCTTCGATCTCCATCTCGGAATCGGCCTCCCCCGCGTACGCCCAGAGCTTCCCCGCGCCCTTCTCCCAGAACGTGTGGCCCTCGAAGGTCTCGGGGGGGATCCCGAAGCGCTCGTCGAAGTACGCGAGCACCTCCTCGCGCGTCGGCCTCCCGGGAACGACCCGCTCCGCGCCCGTGACCGGGAGCCGGTCGAACCGCTCGCCCACGTTCTCCTGTCTCCCGTCCCGGTCGCCCCCGTTTCGGTCGTCGCTCACGCGTCCACCTCCAGTTTCGCACAGAAGAAGCCCCCCGTGTCGTTCTGATGGGGGTAGAACCGTTTGGCGTGCTCGACCGAGGGGTCGTACTCCTCGTCGCGCCACTCGTGGACACCGGGGTCGTGTGCGAGGGCGGTCTCGTAGGGGACGACCGAGCAGTCCTCGGTGGCGAGGACGTGATCGAGCACCGCCTCGTTCTCCTCGGGTGCGAAGGTACAGGTCGAGTAGACGACTGAGCCTCCGTCTCTCGTGGCTTGCACCGCCCGTCGGAGCACTCCCTTCTGGATCCCCGCGACGCTCTCGACGTGACCG
This region of Halalkalicoccus sp. CGA53 genomic DNA includes:
- a CDS encoding lactonase family protein, with amino-acid sequence MSRRSVLALGAAAMGTATAGVAVGSTDDGTGDGDGEDGPAVRRLECGAEIEEAFTGEEPRFEADEVDEPEWDPERFDPLPALRDGHRYREYRFDGREGERIDLFVRTERTGDPDPDDAHGEFPFAGEPAIYLLDADGTLIASMHEETFTHRGVAFLFAEIPADGEYRIVAMDWNVADPEYRYWLHVSCWDREPPTVPERLECGSSVTGELSDEDRRGLPSEEHRYDLYSFDGECGDCVRLTVTAEDGSPHVSLVSPDGDLLAVASGEGEATVDGYRLGSTGTYGVLATSVEPDERFAYDLTLECW
- a CDS encoding Rieske (2Fe-2S) protein, coding for MATDTTAEFVEVASLSDLESEGRALVSADGQAIALFHHEVEVYAVDNRCPHMGFPLTRGTVDDGILTCHWHHARFELERGDTFDPWADDVQTFPVRIDGDTVSLDPDPEPTVPPETRWRNRLADGLQEDLSLVMAKAVIGLDDHGEGFTTPLETAVRFGTRYRNSGWGRGLTTLGCTATIYDHVGGRDKRRAMSTGVREVADDSAGEPPRFEQRAFESRSIPRDRLLSWFRESIEVRDRAGSERCLLTAIATLPPEGVAELLFTAATDHRYMDAGHTLDFVNTAFEVLDHVGWEGHADAVLASTVPRLTGATRSEELSSWRQPVDIADLCADAEDLLPDLVAAGEGTEWHRPEGFVETLLSEDPHTVIDALTEAIAAGATVRELADAVARAATRRVAYFATNNEFNDWNTVHHTFTYANAVHRAAAKTDTRNLYRGCFDGAMSVYRDRFLNTPRAPLPEPGESDRDPATIREELLESFDEQGQVERAARLVSEHFDAGGDPTDLKRTLGRGLLREDAGFHTIQSVEAAFQRFDAVESEEERRLALVATARYMAAHFPTRRRNEQTFSIATRLHRGERLHEAE
- the dnaK gene encoding molecular chaperone DnaK is translated as MASNKILGIDLGTTNSAMAVMEGGDPEIIVNAEGDRTTPSVVAFTDDDERLVGRPAKNQAVQNPERTIRSIKRHMGEEDYTVEVEGEEYTPEQISAMILGKLKRDAEEYLGDEVEKAVITVPAYFNDRQRQATKDAGEIAGFEVERIVNEPTAASMAYGLDDDSDQTVLVYDLGGGTFDVSVLDLGGGVYEVVATNGDNDLGGDDWDRAIIDHLAEEFQKDHGIDLREDRQALQRLTEAAEEAKIELSSRKETDINLPFITATDSGPVHLEESLTRAKFESLTSDLIERTVGPTEQALSDAGYDAGEIDEVILVGGSTRMPQVSEQVEELVGSEPKKNVNPDEVVALGAAIQAGVLGGEVDDIVLLDVTPLSLGIEVKGGLFERLIEKNTTIPTEESKIFTTAAANQTSVQVRVFQGEREIAEENELLGEFMLSGIPPAPAGTPQIEVTFNIDENGIVNVAAEDKGTGSSEEITIEGGAGLSDEEIERMQEDAEQYAEEDRERRERIEARNDAESALTRAGTLLEENEENVDDELAEEIEAAMDDLEAVLEDEESETEELREATEELSTALSEIGKQMYQQQAAQQAAGAGGAGADFDPEDMAGGPGAGASAGPDAGAGPGSDGEYVDADFEDVGEEDDDGDQ
- a CDS encoding nucleotide exchange factor GrpE; translated protein: MTDEHDATPSEVAEDDATGTEEREGDGEVGIEAESNQGEVSEGETVGTEEDPASSERVDELEAELIDREERIDDLEADLAEREERIEELESSLRRVQADFQNYKKRRQRQEDQLRETATEDLVSRLVGVRDNLVRALSQDEEADIRPGVESTLSEFDRVLEEENVRAIEPEPGTEVDPQRHEVMMRVESDRPEGTVEELYTPGYEMGEKVLRAAQVTVSDGEETG
- a CDS encoding DEAD/DEAH box helicase family protein, producing the protein MALTLDYESGTIRVEGEGEILDSVPFVETDDRSLTGRAPAFRYADLCSYLDREGIRYEDRVLETRPLSGLASSYDLRPYQREALADWRENDDRGVIELPTGSGKTVIAIAAIESLSTPTLVVVPTLDLLSQWHEVLGTEFDVPIGQFGGGLQDETAITVSTYDSAYLKADSVGDRFGLVIFDEVHHLGGEGYRQVARLLAAPARMGLTATFERPDGAHETIEELVGPVVHRLSAEDLAGEHLAPYDVKRIEVELTEEERAAYEREQSTFVEYLRTANVRMTRGSDYQELVKRSGNDPRAREALLAKQRARDLMMNSEAKVDLLGELLDRHREDRVIVFTAHNDLVYRLSEAFLIPAITHRTGTRERREILERFREGTYSRIVASNVLDEGVDVPDANVAVVLSGSGSEREFTQRLGRVLRPKDDGGRAILYEVVSRETAEENVAARRR
- a CDS encoding class I SAM-dependent methyltransferase, whose translation is MESDPFGRALRDHHLGGREDPLVDRDGDRTREQPIERWYFDEFDGDPFLERWLDGPLLDMGAGVGRQTLYFQERFETVAIEVGQRLVDTMHERGVEDARLADMFALRETFERDRFRSALAIGTQVCLAGSMSGLRRFLADLAHVTTPDATAVIDSYDPTLAATAETFGYRADPAPGLAHRIYHCEYGEWVGETLLFRGFSPDRLREAAIGTDWRVAEVNPHPPEEPVQFRAALVKR